TATAAAATTTCCTTttgccttttctttaaaatttgcGTTTATACACAAGGATATCAACTCTTCTTTTCAGTATTTTACAGCATCCCAAAGTGGAACATACATAATTAGCGAAGCCACTACGCAACCGAAACATGCTCCCTCGGGGTGCAACCGTAACATGCTTCCTAGGGGGCATTAAATGTTTCGGACCCTGAAGAACGGTCCGAAATCATTTTCCAACTTGCGATTGTATTAAAAAGCTGCCCTTTCATTCGTGTCTGATAACTTGGGACGAATAATCCATCAGAAGCATAATGAACACGTCCTTCCTTCATGAACAACAAGCTGCTAGGACTTCCTCAATGTCGGGGTCATCCCCAGCTTCTTTATCCTGACCAATGTGGGGAAACAGAGTTCTGTTAGAATCACGGGGGCATCACCAGACCAAGAAATTTCCATGTGAGCGTGCACTTTATATGTGATATCCAAGACCAGTTCTCTCCTGTTGCAGTTTGTGGTAGGCTACAACTTCAGCAAGTTCACTCTTAAAAGCCGGCTCGGTGGATCGAAAAGACAAGCGAATGGGACAGGGTATTCTTCCAATTACAAGGTCAGAGAGTCACCCTCACTTTCTACTCTGACTTGCTAAATAACATAGAGTTTAAAACTATAAATTATTTGTGCATTGCCGTGAATATGGCTGTAAATACATAGGGAAAAAAGAGCGCGCGCGATAAACTTACCCTGTGGATGTAGGAGATGTTCTTCTTACCTGGGCCTGCAACGATGATTCCACCTTGCTGcctggaaaatagtaaatgcaCATGAAAGGTTAAGTATAATACAAACAATAGTTACTTCATAAGACACCTATAAGTTTTTGCATAAGATTATGCTTGGTGTAAGGGAATGGAAACAGACTGAAATGGAACTGCCACATAAAATAACCTCATTTTCCAATGGCAATtccatttggcattatttccACTCCTTTGGACCAAATGCAATACAACTCTATCACATACCAGCCCCCCCTGGATACAGTATCCTTTTCGAATGAGAGTTTCCAGTCTTGTCGGTAGCCTTCCATGTATAATTGTATTATCTTCAGACCAGCCTAAGAAGTACACAATCAAAGTGAATGCCCGTATCTTAAGCATAAACATATGTTGTTTAGGACTTTCAGAATTTATGAATGGATAGTGAAGTGGAACTTACTCCAGGAGTGAATGTGGTCGAAACACCGGATACGAATCTCAGCGCGTCATATGATGATTGATTTGGATCTGCATATACCTCTGATAGGAAGGACTGAAAGGTTAGAGAAATCTGTCTGAGAAGGAACAAGCATGACATGCTCATGTAGACAACAGAAAAGAGACTATTAATCAGAAAATCCATGAAAAAGGTTTCCAAAATGCTTCATAATGAGGTTAAAGCATTTATTTGAGCTATGTCATCTCCATTGTATGCTATCTAAACTGCGACATAATTTATGCTCCAACATTTACATTTAGGATTGTCAATACGTAACCAGTGCAAAAACTTCAGCCACTCAGCCGATGGTGCATTAAATATCACAGCAAGGAATTACTCCGGAATACCTCCTTTGAATTTTGTTTGCTCAACAAAAGCCTTTGCCTACATGAAGTTCACGATAATGGTCAGCATATGACATGGAATCACACGTGTCAAGAGAATGCAATAGAATGAAAGAGATTACAGCAACCAAATCAGAGATATACATTTCAAAATGGCACTAACAAAAATTCAACCTCAGCTGTCAATGAAGTTAGAAATGATGAAACTAAGATTATATTCCCCCCTTTGCTTTCACAACCATAGGTATAGAAGGTTCTGCAGATTTGGAAAGAAATAACAAGCAAATAGAAATAGTACAATAATAGAAGAAACTCCAGGTGAACATCTCAAGCAGAAATGGCTGCTTGTAGCGGAAATAGTGTGTAATTTGAAAACtagtttaattagagaaaGACATTTAGCAACAGATAGATATCTGATATAATCACTGGCCTGGCCAGTTAAGCTTACATACTTCCTTGTAAAGCACGAATGACCAGCAAAAAACAGTGACACTCACCTGATCAATGCTCCCCGGTCCAATCAGGACAAGAGCCACACCAGATGCATCCATCCGATCCTGTTAACAGAATAAATAAGTAGTATTACACAAGGGTGAAGGAACATGAATGAAAAGCCCATATTTTACACGATCTCACGAGCCGATTTATTGCAGGAACGAGATAATCATTTTATGGATCTCCCAGTAAGATTGTTAAGCAACATTCAGCAGAACTGAAATAGCAGATCGTCAAGGCAATTATCCACGTGAAAATCAACCAAAAAAAGGACCTACACTGAAAACTCTTTCCGAGGATGGTGTGGCAATAACTATGCATACACAACCTTTTGAAAGCGATCCGAGTTGAATTCTATATGTAAAGCTATTCGGCTAAAAGTTTCAGATTTCCAAGAACATGAGAAGGCATCAGAACATAGATTACCTTTTTTGAGGCCAGATAGTCGGCCCGTTTCCTGCAGAGGACACACCTAAACATGAGGCATTATGAACATTAGATCAAGTACGGCCTTTCACTCCGATATAGTTGAATACTTTAAGCGGACAAATAAACGGAAAATCAAATCACCCGAAATGGCGAGCAAATGCAACCACCGCTTTCCTATCCTTCCAAAGATCAGAGATTGGAACCGCATTTCCATTCAAATCGAACACTTCCACCTTATCCAATACTTCAGTCGTGTCTTCACCAACTGCTGAAGTCTCTACATCCGCTTCCATCAACCAAATTCCATGAAAATATGTTTGTCTAACAAAGGCGATAGCCGGAAAAGGTCTCTAACTGAGAAAGAAG
The sequence above is drawn from the Punica granatum isolate Tunisia-2019 chromosome 5, ASM765513v2, whole genome shotgun sequence genome and encodes:
- the LOC116207902 gene encoding thioredoxin-like protein AAED1, chloroplastic, coding for MAASSLSSTLLFSSSLSLPVRRGRNHVSGSVLLPAWSSAGCSQAWLSSSSEKPFGSIRLSSSPRSHIFAASAVTGSTADVETSAVGEDTTEVLDKVEVFDLNGNAVPISDLWKDRKAVVAFARHFGCVLCRKRADYLASKKDRMDASGVALVLIGPGSIDQAKAFVEQTKFKGEVYADPNQSSYDALRFVSGVSTTFTPGAGLKIIQLYMEGYRQDWKLSFEKDTVSRGGWQQGGIIVAGPGKKNISYIHRDKEAGDDPDIEEVLAACCS